Genomic segment of Citrus sinensis cultivar Valencia sweet orange chromosome 7, DVS_A1.0, whole genome shotgun sequence:
cAAGAACCCAGGTTGAAAGCAACCgactaaaattaataaattaatacataaaaGTTTAATTACACATAACAGAAAGATACGGTTAACTATGGTCTAGCACGATCACGGACGAAATATACAAATTTCACAAGCCAATAGAAACACCAATCAATACATGCATCAATGAAACAAAACCATAGCCAGCGCCAATAAGAGTTCAACCAAAGGATCGCAAATAATCCAAGCATGAATGTGACGTACGATGCGCCAAAACTCCAGTTGAATGACACCATATCAATTGCAGATTCATCTTCGTCTTCTCCTTGATAGGACGACGTTGCTGGATTTGCCTCTGCTCTGGTGCAACTCTTATTAATTGTTGGACCACAAAGACCGAGATTACCTTTATAACTCATTTCATCAAACGTGCCAAATTGTCCTTTGTCTGGGATCAGACCTGACAAGTTGTTGTACGACACATTGAAGTTGGATAAAAAGTTGAGCTCAGTCAGTTTAGGAGAAATTAGGCCACTCAATTTATTGTGACAAAGGTCTAGGCTCTCTATCATCTTCAGATTGGAAAAACTCTCTGGTATGGATCCTGATAAGTAATTATGGGACAGATTCAATGCACGAACTTTTTGAAGTTCTCCAATTTCCGCTGGAATTTCTCCGGTCAACTCATTACATGACAAATCTAGTCCAGTCATGTAGTTAAGATTACTACTGTTGTAAACTTCATATCTATTCTTTGTCACAAATTCTACTTCTACTCCATTTGCTGCTGTATAATCATCTCCATAAAACTCCAAGTCAAGGTCAGAGGTATTGAAGTAAATACCAATAGAATCAACACCTAAACTCCAAGAAAACTCACGTTCAGATCCATAAAGATCATCATTTCCTGCTCTCCAGTGCGACACATTAGCAAAACATGAAGGTATTGACCCATTAAGTCTGTTATGTGAAAGGTCCATGATACCTAATTTTCCTATTTTACACAGTTGATTAGGAATATGACCTTGCAGACAATTCCCTCTCAATATAAGAACACGCAGCTCCGAATGCCCATTGATCTGATGAGGAATACTAccagaaaatttattatcccCTAAATCTAATGTCATCAACTTGGAGCTACTAAAGAATGCCTGTGGGATTGATCCACACAGAGAATTCTTCTGCATATAAAGGTGCTTCACTGACGATGAAGGATTGAAGGGATATATAATGGACCcagacaaattattttcagaGACATCTAAAATTTCAAGTGCTTCAAGATTGTTGAGTTGGACTGGAATATCACCTTCCAAAAGATTTTTTGACACTGAAAGAAGCAAAAGACTTGACAAGTTACCTATCCAACTAGGAATCTGCCCAACTAACTTGTTGTTGGATATATCTAACACTTCCAATGACCTAGCGGAGCTCAAAAACCCGTTCGAAATTCTGCCACTGAAATTATTGTTGTCTAAAGATAACCAACCCAATTGAGTCAAGTTCATAAACTTAGGAGATACTTGCCCACTGAAACTGTTATGCGACAGGTCCAACAACAGTAGTGAGAAGCAACCAGTGAGAAGTGGCGCAGACAATTCTCCCGAAAACTGATTTCTAGACAAATCCAGAATACGAAGGTCTTTCATCTCActtattgaagaagaaatactaccttcaaatttattttttgacatatCTAGGTACACCAATTTTTGCAATATGGTACTCATATTCTGGGGGAGCCTACCGGAGAAACTGTTGCTAGAAATATCTAGATGATGAAGGAAATCAAGTTTGGAATTGGACAGTTGGAGACTTCCTGTGAATGAGTTGTTTGTGAAACGCAAAACCTCTAATTTTGTGTTATACTGTAGCAACCAAGCAGGAAAATTGCCAACCAACTTATTATGTGAGAGGTCAAGGGATTTTAAGTCATGCTGTTTTTGAAGAAAACCAAGGGTTCCATTTAGGTTGCAATTGCGTAAATGAAGGACCTTCAATTGGGATGTAGGAAGCCAATTTTCAGTTTCCACTACTAACGTATTGTTTACTAATGAGAGCATGAAGAACTCAAGATTTGAATGATTACCCAATGAACTGAGATAGAATATGCCTTGAAAGTAGTTGTCAGAGAGATCCAAATATTGGAGTGATGTGAGGCTCGTGATAACAGAATGTGGGCTCCCACTTAACTGATTGGAGGAAATACCAAATACCTTGAGGCGGGTTAAGTTTTTGAGACACTGGGGAAGAGGACCCCCAATAGCATTTCCTTCAAGATTCAACTCAATAAGATTCTTCAACTCACATATTcctgaaaattttcaagaaaaaggGTATACAAATAGTCAGAAGAGATCGACACAAATGTGTaagagtatttttattttcttttatggtGTTGGGATGGAGCATTTGTGAACTCTATTAGTGTTATTCGGTATGGCATTTCTACCTGTATATAaggggaggaaaaaaaaagacaattcTATATCTTAAGTTTGTTTATTTGGTCATATTAGAAATAAGTtattgaagtttttttttttaattatcttacCTTGATTTTCCAGAGAACCATTTATACCAGTATAGCTCAGATCCAAtgcttttaagtttttaaattttgctaATCCTgcattaagaaaaatgaaatggtCTTAGAAACCGTAATTTTTGAAGGGTAAACAACTCTCTGTAAATGCAATTGTTACCTAATCTTGATGCAGATCCGCTCATTCTAATTTCACTTAGTTGCAGAACTTCCAGGTTTCTCAAGTTTTCTAATCCTGCAACAaggaaaagataattaaacaaGTAATTAACTATAGAGGAGTGAAAAGAAACAGCTTCCTACCAAACATGTAAACAAAGACTTGAATAATTAGATGCTAAGGAGGTTggaataagaagaagaagattttgGGTGCTAGAAGAGGGGAAGCAGATGTACCAAAAGATCACCAAAAATTTGCAGAGCCTCTCATAAACTGATAAAATCCAACCGTTGAATTTACATTTAACCTAAACATTTTCTCACAACAAAACAGATCATGCTCAGTACACTCAGAGCCTGAAACCAACCTTCAATTAAATTCTCAAGATTCTCATTTACCAAGCATAAATCTAGAAATCCTTGAGCAACATATGATGAAACAGAGTAGGTACTATCAACTCAAACAGAACCAGCTTATGTATCAAACTACTAACCCAGCTTGCAACCTAAGAACGACCAATGCCAACTCACCCCATGATCACAGGgtcaaaatgaagaagatttaaaccccccccccaaaaaaaaaaaaacattcctTCAAGTTTGAAATAAGCCTTATCAAATCTTAAGTGGATAGATGCAATTAATTGATCAGAATTCGAAGCGATAGTCAATAATGACTAGATTGTATATGTTCTATCAATTCACGccaaaaatcattaaatctcCAAACTCTTAGCATTTTATCTACtctaataagaaaattaagttgacaacaaagatgatttattttccattccacaaaaataaatggaaactAGGAAATAAAACAGTCACCTTGACTCGTTGGAAAGCCGCTTATCAGATTACCACCTAGGCCCAATCTTTTCAACTTTCTCAAATTTCCCAGTTCTACACCAAGAAAAAGGAATCAGTGCTAGAAAATTAGTGTGAGAGCTGTTGTAAAAAGCTGTGATCAGTATGCTTAGTTAATAACATTGCTGCTCTGTCATCACAGTTGCTTACCTAGCCTTGTTACAGAGCCATTTATTCTGTTACCCCTTAGATCCAAAGCTtctaaatttgtcaaattcgCTATTCCTGCACAGTAAGTCCCACAAATAGACGGAAAAACAGAAGGTAAGAAAGTGGTGATTAGTAGTACACTTGATATCATTGCTTGTCTGCTCCTTAAGTAGCTTACCTAGCCTTGTTACCGAACCAGCGCTTATTCTGTTACCACTTAGATCCAACACTTGCAGGTTCCTCAGATTTACTAATCCTGCACccaaaataaaagttattgaaaaGGACAATattggattttgaaaattagatATAGATTGATTAAGATTTGCATATATGTGGAGATGTTGTACCTTGCTTGGTTCTAGAACCGTCGATGTTATTGCCGGCGAGAATCAAAGTTGTAAGTGAAGAAAGTGTATTCAAATATGGTAGTATGCTGTCGTTGAAGAGATTATAACCGAGATTTAACATCTTCAATTGCTTCAAACTCCCAAAACTATCATAAGCTGCTAATCAAGGCACGCAGGTGAAATGAATTGGTTAATTTAGTTGCAAATTTTCCTTTCAGGATGAATGTGGAGACTACTAAAAATCAAACAGGAAATGAACACACCTTTACCCTTGTAGACACCTTCAAACAAATTGAAAGACAAGTCAAGGCTTTGAAGTTCTTCAAAAGGAAGAAGCAATGACATATTCAGAAGCGGAGATCCATCAATGAAGtcattatatttgttttgcGGTAAAATATCGAGAGAGAGTTGCATCACTCGTCGCGTGGTGGCGTTGCACTTAACTCGCTCCCAATCACAACAATCAGACATCGGATCATCATCAACCCATGAATTAGGAATATTATACTTGTTTTCACTATCACTGATTGATATAAAGAAGCTCTTGAGTTGCAGCAGACCAATCCTCTC
This window contains:
- the LOC102616364 gene encoding receptor-like protein 13 codes for the protein MKGWLPMETSIVKFSVSLTLLALIQMHGYQGCLEKERIGLLQLKSFFISISDSENKYNIPNSWVDDDPMSDCCDWERVKCNATTRRVMQLSLDILPQNKYNDFIDGSPLLNMSLLLPFEELQSLDLSFNLFEGVYKGKAYDSFGSLKQLKMLNLGYNLFNDSILPYLNTLSSLTTLILAGNNIDGSRTKQGLVNLRNLQVLDLSGNRISAGSVTRLGIANLTNLEALDLRGNRINGSVTRLELGNLRKLKRLGLGGNLISGFPTSQGLENLRNLEVLQLSEIRMSGSASRLGLAKFKNLKALDLSYTGINGSLENQGICELKNLIELNLEGNAIGGPLPQCLKNLTRLKVFGISSNQLSGSPHSVITSLTSLQYLDLSDNYFQGIFYLSSLGNHSNLEFFMLSLVNNTLVVETENWLPTSQLKVLHLRNCNLNGTLGFLQKQHDLKSLDLSHNKLVGNFPAWLLQYNTKLEVLRFTNNSFTGSLQLSNSKLDFLHHLDISSNSFSGRLPQNMSTILQKLVYLDMSKNKFEGSISSSISEMKDLRILDLSRNQFSGELSAPLLTGCFSLLLLDLSHNSFSGQVSPKFMNLTQLGWLSLDNNNFSGRISNGFLSSARSLEVLDISNNKLVGQIPSWIGNLSSLLLLSVSKNLLEGDIPVQLNNLEALEILDVSENNLSGSIIYPFNPSSSVKHLYMQKNSLCGSIPQAFFSSSKLMTLDLGDNKFSGSIPHQINGHSELRVLILRGNCLQGHIPNQLCKIGKLGIMDLSHNRLNGSIPSCFANVSHWRAGNDDLYGSEREFSWSLGVDSIGIYFNTSDLDLEFYGDDYTAANGVEVEFVTKNRYEVYNSSNLNYMTGLDLSCNELTGEIPAEIGELQKVRALNLSHNYLSGSIPESFSNLKMIESLDLCHNKLSGLISPKLTELNFLSNFNVSYNNLSGLIPDKGQFGTFDEMSYKGNLGLCGPTINKSCTRAEANPATSSYQGEDEDESAIDMVSFNWSFGASYVTFMLGLFAILWLNSYWRWLWFCFIDACIDWCFYWLVKFVYFVRDRARP